A segment of the Orcinus orca chromosome 4, mOrcOrc1.1, whole genome shotgun sequence genome:
accttcttgaccatatttcctcaTGTGATTCTatacttaaacataatgaaaacattctgtttttataacaaattgtgatgggtgatgaaaagtggatactgtacatttatgtggaatggaagagattgtggggcaagtgaaatgaaccaccaaccacaccaaaggccggtcttcatccaaagaagctGATGTcatgtatatggtgggattggaagggagtcctctattatgagctccttccagaaaaccaaatgattaattccaacaggtactgctcccagttagcccaactgaaagcagcacttgacaaaaagcatccagaattagtcaacagaaaatgcataatcttccatcaggttaacgcaagaccacatgtttctttgatgaccagataaaaactgttacagcttggctgggaagttctcatTCAACCACCATATTCACCAGatattgcaccttcggatttccatttatttaggtctttacaaaattctcttaatggaaaaaatttcaattccctggaagactgtaaaaggcacctggaacagttctttgctcaaaagataaaaagttttgggaagatggaattatgaagttgcctgaaaaatggtagaaggtagtggaacaaaatggtgaatacgttgttcaataaagctcttggtaaaaatgaaaaatgtgtcttttatttttacttaaaaatcgaaggcactttttggccaaaccaatatcAGCATTTCCAAAATAAGGATAGAGAACCTATagtttaaaatggaaatcatttGATGTTGCACTAGGAGATCATTAGTGATTTTGGTGAGAGTAGTTTCAACAGAGTGTTAAAGTCAGGCAATTGATGACTATTAGGGATTTGAGTGGAGAAATTGAGTATAAATAGGCCACCGCTTTGCAAAAtttggagggaaaagaaaagaggttGGGAGATATTCCCCCACATTTGAACAATGAAGAGACTTGGAATTAAAGGACcaaggattgtgtgtgtgtgtgtgtgtgtgtgtgtattcaatcTTATTTTATAAACTGATGGATATGCAAGATGaaattgaatggaatttaaaACCAAAATCAATCAACATAACTATGtttaaatagtgtaaaatccaggtaCCTATAGTCGTTCTTTAATGTCATGGTACATGATTAGTCTGCGTCCTCCAGACCAATACAAACAAAACCagttggagatatatatataatatatatattatatataatataatatatataataatataatatataatatatattatatattatatatattatatataatataatatatataataatatatataatataatatatataatattatatatatagataaaatGAAGAGATCCAATATAAGGGATTGATtcacacagttatggaggctcAGAAGTCCCAAGAGCTttagtcagcaagctggagatcCAGGAGAGTCAATGGTATAAGTTCCAGTCCAAAGGAggagaagaccaatgtcccagTTTGAAGACAGTCACACagagagcaaattctcccttactctgcctttttattttattaaggtcTTCTacagattggatgaggcccacctacattggtgagggcaatctgctttactcagtctaccaattcagaTGTTAACCTCATCCAgaaacactctcacagacacaTCAAACATGTTTacccaaatatctgggcacctcaTGGTTcagtcaagttgatacataaaattagccatcagtatattattaaattaaatttggtttatttaaagaaaaactagtaTTTGTTATTGCATCGATTGATGCCATATAACCTCAACTGATTTTATATAACCTCAATTTAAATTCAGAATGATTTAATTTCTTGACAaggtaagaaaatagaaatctatTTATTAGTGATTGGTTCTATCTGAAAACCCAAGCtactgagaaaattttaaaaataaaacaaagaagctgTAGGTTGTGTTTTGGttgatttgtttgttgttgtgtCCCTCTATTCCCATCCCACTTGCTGGAAATTTCAAAAGTACAGTAAAAAAGGAACTTGATTTTTAAAGGCACATAATGATAGCAGAAGTGTCAGgagataagaaagaacaaaagaggaagcacAAAACATTTCAATGATGGAGAAGATCTAGAAAATAGTAGGTCCATGTTTAACTTTATTTGTAGTTCCTCCCCCAATATAATAATGTCTTGAAGATAGTACACCCCCAAATTAGCAAGCATTCTGATTAAGATAACTAGACTCAGTAGGCaaatcttaaagaaaacaaatatgtttTCTAGTCTTATTGTGACATATAGGAAAGAAGcaggagaaaataataaactaaattagtgtttcaataaaagaaaatagtgtACATTTGGAATCATCAATAATCCAGCTTATTTTATTCATCCTTTTTATTAGTATACTTTATTGAGTTATGATAGTTCTTAATTGCTTGATTCAAAACTTTTCTATATGAATTGGAAAATTTTTGTAATGAAAAATGTTGATAAGTTTGGAACAATAAAGAGCCAAAACAGACACAGTCATTGTCCTCATTGAATTTACAGACATAAGTCACTTAATAACATATAAAACTACAAAGCTGCATCTATGATGAGTGGTATGAAGGAAGCTGAGTGGTTCTATGAAAATGTTTAATGGTGGAATTTTGTGACTTAGGTAGTTCAGTGAAGGCTTATTTAAGGTAGTAAAGAGCAGAGTGACAGGGAATAGCTGTGGCAGAGGGAGCATGCCAAGACATAGGAACTGAAAGCAGGCCAGGGTGACAGCAGCAGAGAAATTGCAAGAAATCATGGTGTGAGCTGATGCTAGAGAGGTGGTTGGTGAACCAACCATGCCAGGTCCTGAGAGGCACTGAAATTTTTAAGTGGGAACAATGGATTGGAAGGGATCCAAGTGAATGTGGGTAGATCAGATAAGAGGTTATTGCAGTTGTGATAGTGAGCCTAGGATAGTGccagagaaaatagaaagaaggtTAATGTTTAAGAGATACTTAGGGAGTAAAATTGTATCTGGCAGTAGACTTGATGCAAGAAACGAGAGAAATTGAAGTGTTAAGGATGTGTTAGCCTTTTGAGGTTTCGGAGTAAAGCAATAGAACAAAAACACCATGCggggagaaagttttaaaataaagttcttgCACAAGTCAGAGGATTAGTTATAGCAGTTGATGACAAGAACAAATGCTTATTATATTTCAGTTTATATGAATTGTTGATAATGATTTGTGTGTCTCACTAGCGTAGAATGAGGTATTTCTGTACCATCCTGTATATGCTCTGCTATAGTTCTTAAGACATTATAATTTCAGGTTTACCTCTGTCTCCTTCACTAGATGGTGAACTAAATGAGGGCATATACTAGATCTTATTTATATCTCCTGCAGGCAATCAAGTTTATGGCCTAGCAGTCCCTCACATATTTGCAAAGTGAAATACTTAGGTCAAGAAtcaaactttaaatttttctattttccaaattatttttagagTGATTATACatttagaaacaaaaatctttatataaaatttatcaaattcaAAATTACAGGTTAATAACTTCATGTACTCATTTGCATTTTATCCATAAAACTAAATGTGGTTTTAGCCAAATGGCCACATTTACTGATATGATCAGATTTAACTGTTGGCTGGATTTTGAATAATACTAACAATCACAAGCTAGTACAGAATATAATCTGAAATTTCCGTATAGGAGGCTGATTAATTTTACATCACCAGCATAGTACTTTTTAGCATGATTCAAAGACgtgtggagggacttccctggtggtgcagtggttaagaatctgcctgccagggcaggggacatgggtttgatccctggtccgggaagatcccacatgccgcggagcaactaagcccacacgccacaactactgaagcccaggagccctagagcccacgctccgcaactactgaaacccgcacgttctagggcccacgtgccgcaactactgagcccacctgctgtaactactgaagcctgtgagcctggaACCCATGCTCCtcaaagagaagcccgcacactgcaaggaagggTAGCCCcttcccactgcaactagagaaatcccgcatgcagcaacaaagacccaatgcagccaaaaaaaaaaaaaattaagaaaaaagaaaagacgtAGAATAAATTAATATCTATTGCTTGAActcctttattttctcaaagatgaGTCAAAGACCAACTACTTTTTTCATTCTGGTCAGCAGATGGcactgttttactttatttaggtAATAgaggtgtttttgttgttttctttctctctcctgagtCCTTTAGACTCTTAGAATTTAGACTCAACCTATTAAATTACACAGTATTTTTGAGAGTCAACTTTACACTTTTtgatctaaaaataaatattatagaatGGGGCTGGtccagattaaaaaataattcacactttttttttttagtcaacttgaactttcttaaattctttttattttttaaaaattgttctcatTTTTGTAAACAACAGGAAAACCcagtttattttactttgttccttGGCTTTATTTCTGAGAAAGGTCAATGTTGAACAGTACTTCtggaaataaagtttaaattatatttaatgtggCATAGTTAAAAGTTTCAttgggcttcagtttctcacCTGTAGGATTAATCCTTTCAACTCTGAAGTTTTTGAACTTGAGAGTGAGTCGGGAGATCTTGGTTTTATTCAGAGTACCCCCAAATATACACTAAGTGACCTATAATAAGCCATTTGAATTTTttgccaaatttttaaaatgagtttaataAATCTAGTCTGCAGACTACTATATTTAACTTGTAAAAACATTGTCAAGGTACTGTTTTAAAAGTCTGAACTCTCTATAAAGAAATATTGATATAAGGAATTGAAAGTTAAGAGAACCTTCAAACTTTAAGTAGAAATACAAATCATTAATAATGAATTGTTCAAAAATCCGTTTCTATTATAATCATGATCATTATGATGAGCAAAAGCAAAATTGTTAgtattcagtttcctcatgtggtCATTTACTCTTCAAAATCTGAAGAAGCTTTACCTTGTATCACTTACTTaagtaaaaatacaaaaacaatacaCCAAGCTACAACctaacctccccccacccccaccccgacaaAACCCCCACAAAACAGTACCTCTTTTGAATGTATGtataagaagaacaaaaaaagtctCTAATTAGAACTTTCTAAAAGCATTTCTCCCCAATTAGAGTGCAGTAATGACTCTAAATGGCACTGTCTGGAGGACAGCTCATCAGTTAATTATATGGAGTTCTCTAAATTGAGGAGTGAAGAATGATACTAAATTTCAACCAGTGCAGATAAATATGGCTTGTCATTATTCACTTGATATTTTAGACAGTCCATCTAAAGAGGAAGAGGTGGAGCAGAAATATTATTAACTGTCTTTTCTAAAAGAACAGAGATTATGAGAATAAAACTGAATATTTATCCAAGACTATATTCTTGTCTGGAGTATGTTTTTTATAGTCATTCAATTCCCATGATCCCCAGAGACTTTCATTTGCTTGCcctgtttattttccatttggctCTGTCAAGCAAGGGAAAACAATATGGCATTTCTATTGTTGTACCTAATAGCTTGGGAAAATGGacacatatttcaaaaataatagttatgtaatttaaaaatacgtTGATTGAAGTTTCAATTCCTTTTAATCTTTGTGTTCCAGCATAATTTAGCATTCTGTATCCTGGtgataaatatcttaaaaattctATAACTTACTTATGTTTATCTGTGAGATAATTCTACCTGTTTAACTTTAAATTCTTAgtgttaaatgtaaatgtaaagaaaataattgtttaaataaCAAATTGTCAATACATATTATTTATCCTAacaattttccaaatttgttattttctactattttttattttcttccacttaCATTTCAATATTCTTCATGAGCCAAAGTTATGCTTTGCTTATTCATGTTCATAGAATTCTCAATcatgttaaaaacaaatatgggttttgtttattGTCACAGATATTCTCTTGATCGTTATTCTCCACAGTCATTTTATTCATGAATTGTAATTTCGGGACCAGACTCTGCTTAGAAATAGCCCTTCGTGTTTGCTCCTCTATTCCCAGAGGAGTTTGTTGCACATGTCTCAATCCTTTTCCATCTGGCCTCTGCACAAAGGGTTTACCCGAGTTTAACACAATTCTTTGTTTTATAGAGGACCTTGAGTTTATCTGAGAGTGAATACGTATGAAACAATAACCATGTTGCTGGAGAACctgatctgacctttattttTATCCCCGAACCCTAAGATGACAGAGAAACTACACTTAGCCAGCAACAAAGACTAAAGAAGGTAAGGGCTGTAATGATGACAGATCTGAAGCAGAGCTGCAAAAAAGTGAATATGCAGGGTCTGATTTTTCTGGGTACTGTCCATTATTACAGTGCTTATGTTTACATGGCTtcagtaaaaacagaaaaagcttgctacatttttatcacttttttaatattttatctttttgtcaatatttagtttatttttacacatctttattggagtataattgctttacaatgttgttactttctgctgtacaacaaagtgaatcagctatatgcatacatatatccccaataccctccctatcacacccctgtCAATATTTATATCACTGAAGAAACTATGTGAGATTTTTAGTTTGTAAGACATTAACAAGAAAGGGCTGCATTTGCATACTGATCTATCCATGCACTTCATTGCAGTGtattttcttcaaaagaaaaacgTTTCTAATTAAAGTGttaatgactttaaaaatgtagaaCTCTTCTTTCTTCGgtgtaaataaaatcataataagtttcCTGAAACCTCATATTTAACTGAAAATCCTTTTAAAACCCATGCTGCCCACAGTGTTTAAGTCAACTCATTTTCTTACTCTGTGTTcatgttatccattttattttctctgaaaatattcaCTTTTATAAGGAAATACTTAAGAATCAAGAATTTTGTGGTAATTTTGTCTAGTAATAAACTGGAGAAACACAAAAtctaaataaagaataaacaccTAAAGgccagaaagaaaacacacatgtagacacacacacacacacacacacacacagccttacACCATGTAGgtgctttgtttttactttatttttttaatttttttgcggcacgcgggcctctcaccgctgcgtcccccccacccccgacgcagacccagccgctccgcggcacgcgggatccccccagaccgagccacgaacccgcgccccccgcatcggaaggcggacccccaaccactgcgccaccagggaagcccaggtgctttgtttttaataatttattctaaaatgtattatACAAAGCCGTCTCAAAGACTTTATTTGGGTTTAAAAGAGTTTTAGATGTTGATACAGGTTGTTGATTTCAAATAGAAGAATTACTGGTATTGAAAGATGGCAACTGAAATCTGGAACCGAACTAGGTACAGGTTACTTTGTGAGGATCAAAGAAAAAGATTAGaaccccacctccctgcctcccacagTATACCaatgttttttattaaaacatatttttaggtTTGTTTTGACATATCCTTTTCAAACAGCTTGAAACACatatttataacaaaattttacatttgaacttaaaaaaattactcaCTTTGAAGTAGaatataaaactacattttaaaacatttctctctATAATTGGCCTATGGAAGGGAATAACCTTTGAACACGTCTACTCATCTTATTCTTCAAGGGCAAGGTGCTTTTTTTTGATAGCCACTCTGACCCTTCCCAAAGTGCTCACATATAATATCCCCTGTATTTGTCAGCAATGCTGGATCTTGAAGTAATCTGTGAGTGAATCCTTACAAATGGGTCCAACTTGCCAAAGGCCAAGTGGCTGAAAAGAAGCAAACAGCAAGTCCAGCTTGCTTCATCTTTAGTAGAGGAAATTCACAAGCTTCTGTAGATTGCTGTGTTAGGAAAAACAAGTTTGTCATTAGAACGATGATATTACCACTTCCCCACTCTAAGCCTGCTTAAGGGAGTCCACTCACAATTGCTGGCTCAGCTTGCCTCCATTGCCAGAACTACAGTATGCCCCAAACTGTCCACTGGGTTGATTAGCAACAAACAACAGAGGGGCAAACTGATGATCACTAGCATCTCTAGCTTTACCAAAGCGTGCTAATTGGGTCTAAACACTTGTTTGTTAGGACTGCAAAGGTATAAGTAATGCCCTTtacaggaaaggggaaaaaaaaaaccctaaaatcttAAGGTGACCAGCTCAAGGTCACTGAGGGAAGGCAACCGAGACTGGGCTCTTCAATGCCTCGGTCCTTTATTGGGCCGGAGCCAAACACGACACCATCCAGGAGTTTCAAAGCTGCGTAGTAGAACAGCTAGCGTGGGCAGTCCTTTTGTACTCCAGCTTGTGTAAAATTAACCCAGCCTCCCGTTCTTCCATCGCTGCCTGACAGCATCCAGCAAATGGGTGTAGGGTTAAGGAGAGCAGAACCCAGCTGTCCTTTCTTAGCTGAGTCTTTGGACTAATTGGGACAGAGGAGGGTGAGAACCGCGGGAGAGGGGCTGGGATTGGGAGAGGGAAACGGGAGCAGCTGAGAGCAGGacgggggaaaggaaggaagctgGGGTGTGTACCTcttggaagggaagggagagagggacaaGAGTGAAAAGGGGGGCCAAACTCAGGCTAAGAGAATCGGAGCCCGCTGCCTGCAAGAGCGGGCGAAGCCAGCTAGTAAGAGAAGGGTAAAAGCgggaagcagagggaagggaagtaaggaaagaggaaggaaagacagaagggTTAAGAGGAAGAGcgtctgcaatttctgcggccGGCTCAGtaggaggggcaggaagggaaagaggaggatCCAGAGTCAGTCAGTCAGGCAGCCAGCGGGAGGTGGAGAAagccggaggaggaggaggaggaggaggattaAAGATGGCCACCAACAGCTGCGGGAAACGGCAACAGCCCCTCACTTTCCGGGATGGTCCCTGCGGGGCGGCCCGGCCTTGATGGAGAAGAGAAGCCCGAGAAGCGCCGAGgctgaggcggcggcggcggcggggaccCAGCGAGGAGGAGGACgcaggggagcagggagaggggcagGAGAAGGCAGAGGCGGCGGCGTCGCTACCCTGGCCGCCTAGCGCCGCTGCACGCCTCGGCTGACCGGCTCCCGCACCCCACGGCCGCAGCATCGATCCCGGCCCGAAGCCTCGTCCCCCTCAGCGGGGCTCCCGGGCCCCACCGTGGACGCCGCGCCCGCCGCCCCCTCCCCGTCGCCAGCGCGCCTGCGGCGCGGAGCCCGGCCCGCCCCGGTCCCGCTCCGGGTCAGGCCAGCCTGCGCCCACCCGCCCTCCGGTGAGTAGTGCCCCCTGCCCGccgcctcccacccccagccctgcgcCCGGCGCGCCGCGGCCGCTTTGTTCGTAAGGGGCGGAGGCGCTGCCCACTCGCGGCCCTGCGCCTGCTGCCCCTGGGGACAGGCCGCGGCCCAGCTGCCGTCCTCCCCCGGGACAGCGCTGCCCCAGAGCCACCGCCGCCGTCTCCAGGGCTGGCGGCCTGGCCTATGTCCTCCACCGCGGCCTGGAGAGGGCGCCGTAGCGGACGGGTCGGGGTTGGGGTCAAGGGCTGCGGTCGGTGGGGAGCGATGCTGGGGTAgttcggggggtgggggaggagggggctggacgCTACCTCCTGTAAGCAGTGGGGGCGTAACTTGGCGATACAGGAACCGGGGTCCGGTCCGGGTCCCTCAGCCAGACCCCGCGGGGTCTCGGCTTCCGgagccccccgcccccgggcGCCGTCGAGCGAGGCCTCCATCCCTCGGGCGCTGTCTCCGCTGACTGCGGGCCTCTCCTGGCTTATTCCCGAGCCctgctcttccccccacccccacgccctGTGCTGGAAACCTTCGTTTGTGGAAGCAACCAGAGATGCTCTCGCGGAGTGTGTttgccctttttttctcttgtacgGGGGATGTGGTGGCATCGCGAACATTCACGGTTACTGTGGGATTTAAACAGCAGATGTGACCTTTCCGACCAAAAGCCATTCGGCAGACCTGGCCAGTGTGTGATCCTCAGGTGCAgcgtttcattgatttttaccaTTGAATTCCGAGATCTACGGTGTTAGGTTTTCCTTTCACTGAAATAATCAGATAAAACCGATTGAAAGGATGTTTACTATGTATGTGAACCCTTGCCTCGACTTCCAGTGCCTTAAAAATCGTTGTTTCCTGTGGGAAAATGGTGCTACTGCATGCGAAAAACTATTTTTTGTTCAGTGATGGGCATGAGTTGGTCAGTGCCAAGTGGTTATTGTAGTATGAAAAcgaaacaattaaagaaaaacaaaaccttttgcTTTGAGATAGCAGCATATTTCCAGGTTGGAATTATTTGATAGCAGGTTTGGAACAGTTTCCACCATCAGACGGGgtaacaaataaacaacataaaacaaccaaaaatatgtttgattaaaaaaataaataaactagatGTGCTAGTAGTGCGTACGTCTAGGAAAATATAAATCTcgcttgaaaagaaaaataaaactttaacatGGGACGCTAAGCATAGGAAtcagttttttttgatatttaaaaatacatactgcATTAGACTGACTTGGGAACCCTTCCTATGATATTTGAGCATCAGTGGTGCATGTTACACTATGAACCATTCATTCTCTGGCTGGTAGAAATATAGGTTTCTACTACTAGTGTCTTTTTGTGAGTTGAAATTGATTCATGTAAAAAATGTTATGcttctaatttaaaatttctgtagaAAGGAGATATGAATTAGAAACATGTTCTGGTCTtagttggaaaagaaaagtttttttaaaaaagtaaatgacaGTGTGCTGTTTCAATATTAGTTGGATTCTCTACTTTGACAATTCTTAAAATCCACTGCTCAACTTTGTAATTTTAAGAGTTTACATcaggcatttttaatttcatgcatGAGCTTCAGAGGGTCCTTGAATCCTTGGGAATCATATGAATGTAgcatatatttgcattttcttctggGGAAAGGGTCCATGGAGTCAACACATTCTCAAAAAGATCTGGCTATGTATGCAAAGAATTATGAACCACTGGATatataattaaagaataaatctcctatgttaggaaaattaaaattcttagGATTAGATTTGATAATTTATATCTTTCACTTCCAATTATACATAAGAAATGTTTGTTATTGACAGTTTAGCACATAGAAGTCATTTTTCATGCATTCTTATTGAAACCTCAGGAAAatgttaatcccattttacagatggggaaatagaTATCGAGAGAAGCTTGTTCAAAGTCATAGCCACTGGCGGGCCAGCATTTGAGCACAGACTGTCTAAAGTCAGAGCCAGCACTCCTAACAACAAGGCTGCACTTGGCTCTAAGTCAATGACAGCATTTGCTTGATGTTAAAATGAGTAATTGATGTTTCGTTGTAGTTGAAAAGTGGATCTGACATTGTCATAACACAAAATATCACGGGATTTTTGAGCCACTGACTCTGAGTAGGAAGAGACCTTAGTGATACTAACCTCTCTTAATGATACTAATCTGGAATGACACTCAAAGTAGGGCCATTTCTACATTATTCTTGGCAGGATTATCCCGACCCTGTTTTTTTACTTCCTGTGATTacaagttcacttttttttttctaccattttCTCTTTATGTGAGTTATCTATTTCCACTAAGTTCCAGTTCCCTCTTTGTATGTGTGATGCATTTGTCATCCATAAAAGAATTAAGAGATAAATGACTTCTACTCTATAATTTTTTTGTAGTCAGGTTTACTGGGTATAATTTACATGTGGTAAAAGTTTTGGCAGATGTATACAATTGGCtgatcaccaccacaatcaaCATATGAAACATTTCTATCACTCCAAAAAGTTCTCTCATGCCCCTCTGTAGCGAATCTGTTCCCTCTACCTCCAGGCCTTGGCAACTGTTAATCAAATTAATGTCCCTGTTGTCTTTTATAATATCACATAAATGAAATcgtacagtatgtagtctttggtgtcttctttcatttatcgtaatccttttttttttttccaacatctttatgggagtataattgctctacaattgtgtgttagcttctgctatatataacaaagtgaatcagccatacatatacacatatccccatatcccgtccctcttgcgtctccctctcaccctccctct
Coding sequences within it:
- the LOC101279699 gene encoding ubiquitin carboxyl-terminal hydrolase 31-like, whose amino-acid sequence is MLRPWGAGAGQPRRAAALGGQGSDAAASAFSCPSPCSPASSSSLGPRRRRRLSLGASRASLLHQGRAAPQGPSRKVRGCCRFPQLLVAIFNPPPPPPPPAFSTSRWLPD